A section of the Styela clava chromosome 9, kaStyClav1.hap1.2, whole genome shotgun sequence genome encodes:
- the LOC120338774 gene encoding uncharacterized protein LOC120338774: protein MENNFECLNTTAGQQVFVEGTREPDDGAKTNFLISEIVPNNISASDPARKATQRRSRSVDIGRRNQTILESRRSRSACSFGVTEIDLRRNGDNKISSQPKSAPISSEPKSYSISSQPKMASISSQPNMAETSMNEKESTNPGIVPNVFMTTSCPTLGNDVTEPDYPQFATPKLSKSAPSMPSKSSKWKWLRHQRKVHPSPQTDPSPRTDSSRSKKRSNKKSSNAKRYFFLPLAHWSMLVWKPLAVMTSPLMNFM from the exons ATGGAAAACAATTTTGAGTGTTTGAATACAACTGCTGGCCAGCAG GTATTTGTGGAGGGGACGCGGGAACCGGATGATGGAGCGAAAACCAATTTCTTGATAAGCGAGATTGTTCCAAATAATATTTCGGCAAGTGATCCAGCTCGCAAAGCAACTCAACGACGTTCGAGAAGTGTGGATATAGGAAGAAGGAACCAAACTATACTCGAATCCAGACGTTCAAGAAGTGCGTGCAGCTTTGGAGTCACAG AAATCGACTTACGTAGAAATGGCGATAACAAAATTTCTTCGCAGCCAAAATCGGCTCCCATTTCTTCGGAGCCAAAATCGTATTCCATTTCCTCGCAGCCAAAAATGGCTTCCATTTCCTCGCAACCAAATATGGCTGAAACCAGCATGAACGAAAAAGAGAG TACGAATCCTGGTATTGTACCAAATGTTTTCATGACAACCTCCTGTCCAACGCTTGGGAATGACGTCACCGAACCTGATTATCCCCAGTTCGCAACTCCCAAACTTTCGAAGTCAGCACCTTCAATGCCTTCTAAATCCAGCAAATGGAAATGGCTGCGTCATCAACGCAAAGTTCACCCATCACCTCAAACCGATCCATCACCTAGAACCGACAGCAGTCGATCGAAGAAACGCAGCAACAAGAAGTCATCAAATGCCAAACGATACTTTTTTCTCCCACTAGCACACTGGAGTATGTTGGTGTGGAAACCACTTGCGGTGATGACATCACCGTTGATGAACTTTatgtaa
- the LOC120338771 gene encoding solute carrier family 35 member E3-like isoform X2, giving the protein MLFVVAVLVLNFIFSIGVIFTNKFLYKYYNVPPISLASAHFAATFTGLTTFWLLGGFKIKHIKFIKVLPISIAFSSSVVFTNFSLKYNSVGTYQILKCLGDPMLIVLQTFMYNKTYPANIKMTLWIEKKQEELEVTPLQLLMYQAPTSSMLLNSVVLFIEPPWEEHGILCGLHESVAVVFVSMVMACGVNITVFYIIRHTSVVTYAVFSKLKTCVVILGGAVILSQEAQEPVQILGIVLTLIGTIIYTIIKLRNIRTNHLDSQDASQKDPPSSKSNLKQISIEVIPKKHQSIANLISTEYEKSI; this is encoded by the exons ATGCTTTTTGTTGTGGCCGTCTTAGTGCTAAATTTCATCTTCAGCATTGGAGTTATTTtcacaaataaatttctatacAAATACTACAATGTTCCTCCAATATCACTTGCCAGTGCTCATTTCGCAGCTACTTTCACGGGACTGACGACGTTCTGGTTACTTGGTGGATTTAAA ATAAAGCATATCAAGTTCATTAAAGTACTTCCCATATCCATTGCTTTCAGTAGCTCGGTTGTTTTCACAAATTTCTCATTGAAATACAATTCCGTTGGAACATACCAGATTTTGAAATGTCTCGGAGATCCAATGTTAATTGTTCTACAGACGTTTATGTATAATAAAACGTATCcagcaaatattaaaatgacTTTG TGGATTGAGAAAAAGCAAGAAGAACTAGAAGTTACCCCGTTACAATTACTTATGTATCAAGCTCCCACTTCTTCAATGCTTTTAAATTctgttgttttatttattgaacCACCTTGGGAAGAACATGGGATATTATGCGGGTTGCATGAATCAGTG gCAGTCGTATTCGTATCGATGGTGATGGCCTGTGGAGTAAACATTACAGTGTTTTATATCATACGACATACATCAGTCGTCACATATGCTGTGTTTTCGAAATTAAAAACTTGCGTCGTGATTCTTGGAGGAGCTGTTATATTATCACAAGAAGCTCAGGAACCTGTTCAAATATTGGGAATTGTACTAACTTTAATTGGAACAATAATTTATACGATTATAAAGTTGAGAAATATTAGGACAAATCATCTCGATTCACAGGACGCGTCACAAAAGGACCCGCCttcttcaaaatcaaatttaaagcAAATTTCAATAGAGGTAATTCCGAAAAAACATCAAAGTATTGCTAATTTAATCAGTACTGAATATGAGAAGTCCATTTAA
- the LOC120338773 gene encoding uncharacterized protein LOC120338773, with amino-acid sequence MENNFECLNTTADQQGFVEGTRKPNDGAKTNFLLREILPNRISASDPPRKTTQRRSRSVDVGRRNRTILEPRRSRSACSFGVTEIDECGNGDNKISSQPKVASISSQPKSASIPSQPKMTSISSHLKWTETNMNEKEGTNAGIVPNVFMTTSSPTLGNTITEPEYPQFETPKLSKSAPSIPSKSSKWKWPRRQRKVHPSPQTDPSPGTDSSGSKKRSNKKSSNAKRYFFLPLAHWSMLVWKPLAVMTSPLIKFM; translated from the exons ATGGAAAACAATTTTGAGTGTTTGAATACTACTGCTGACCAGCAG GGATTTGTGGAGGGGACGCGAAAACCGAATGATGGAGCGAAGACCAATTTCTTGCTAAGGGAGATTCTTCCAAATAGGATTTCGGCAAGTGATCCACCCCGCAAGACAACTCAACGACGTTCGAGAAGTGTGGATGTAGGAAGAAGGAATCGAACTATACTCGAACCCAGGCGTTCAAGGAGTGCGTGCAGCTTCGGCGTAACGG AAATTGACGAATGTGGAAATGGCGATAACAAAATTTCCTCTCAGCCAAAAGTGGCCTCCATTTCTTCGCAGCCAAAATCGGCTTCCATTCCCTCGCAGCCAAAAATGACTTCCATTTCCTCGCACCTAAAATGGACTGAAACCAACATGAACGAAAAAGAGGG TACGAATGCTGGTATTGTACCAAACGTTTTCATGACAACCTCCAGTCCAACGCTGGGGAATACCATCACTGAACCTGAGTATCCCCAGTTCGAAACCCCCAAACTTTCGAAGTCAGCACCTTCAATACCTTCTAAATCCAGCAAATGGAAATGGCCGCGTCGTCAACGCAAAGTTCACCCATCACCTCAAACCGATCCATCACCTGGAACCGACAGCAGTGGATCGAAGAAACGCAGCAACAAGAAGTCATCAAATGCCAAACGATACTTTTTTCTCCCACTAGCACACTGGAGTATGTTGGTGTGGAAACCACTTGCGGTGATGACATCACCGTTGATTAAGTTTatgtaa
- the LOC120338771 gene encoding solute carrier family 35 member E3-like isoform X1 translates to MLFVVAVLVLNFIFSIGVIFTNKFLYKYYNVPPISLASAHFAATFTGLTTFWLLGGFKIKHIKFIKVLPISIAFSSSVVFTNFSLKYNSVGTYQILKCLGDPMLIVLQTFMYNKTYPANIKMTLGIMVCGIVLNSMFDVTFNMVGIIFAMVAVVASTFYILWIEKKQEELEVTPLQLLMYQAPTSSMLLNSVVLFIEPPWEEHGILCGLHESVAVVFVSMVMACGVNITVFYIIRHTSVVTYAVFSKLKTCVVILGGAVILSQEAQEPVQILGIVLTLIGTIIYTIIKLRNIRTNHLDSQDASQKDPPSSKSNLKQISIEVIPKKHQSIANLISTEYEKSI, encoded by the exons ATGCTTTTTGTTGTGGCCGTCTTAGTGCTAAATTTCATCTTCAGCATTGGAGTTATTTtcacaaataaatttctatacAAATACTACAATGTTCCTCCAATATCACTTGCCAGTGCTCATTTCGCAGCTACTTTCACGGGACTGACGACGTTCTGGTTACTTGGTGGATTTAAA ATAAAGCATATCAAGTTCATTAAAGTACTTCCCATATCCATTGCTTTCAGTAGCTCGGTTGTTTTCACAAATTTCTCATTGAAATACAATTCCGTTGGAACATACCAGATTTTGAAATGTCTCGGAGATCCAATGTTAATTGTTCTACAGACGTTTATGTATAATAAAACGTATCcagcaaatattaaaatgacTTTG ggCATCATGGTGTGTGGTATTGTACTTAATTCAATGTTTGATGTGACATTCAACATGGTTGGAATCATATTTGCAATGGTTGCTGTCGTTGCTTCTACTTTTTATATATTG TGGATTGAGAAAAAGCAAGAAGAACTAGAAGTTACCCCGTTACAATTACTTATGTATCAAGCTCCCACTTCTTCAATGCTTTTAAATTctgttgttttatttattgaacCACCTTGGGAAGAACATGGGATATTATGCGGGTTGCATGAATCAGTG gCAGTCGTATTCGTATCGATGGTGATGGCCTGTGGAGTAAACATTACAGTGTTTTATATCATACGACATACATCAGTCGTCACATATGCTGTGTTTTCGAAATTAAAAACTTGCGTCGTGATTCTTGGAGGAGCTGTTATATTATCACAAGAAGCTCAGGAACCTGTTCAAATATTGGGAATTGTACTAACTTTAATTGGAACAATAATTTATACGATTATAAAGTTGAGAAATATTAGGACAAATCATCTCGATTCACAGGACGCGTCACAAAAGGACCCGCCttcttcaaaatcaaatttaaagcAAATTTCAATAGAGGTAATTCCGAAAAAACATCAAAGTATTGCTAATTTAATCAGTACTGAATATGAGAAGTCCATTTAA
- the LOC120338775 gene encoding uncharacterized protein LOC120338775: MSGRLFNKRRKEESAPLFDEDEFTRSYYDIEKQLNESNDANNTETGRPAEVIGMTSSSNDMSSRVEVIPQDNDAKHKKALIGLSLTVVILIVLCVCLVYVLFSLKKTNEYLNQFNQCVRRNQSGDRACQTCARKCLTPSDD; this comes from the exons ATGAGTGGGCGCCTCTTTAATAAACGTCGAAAGGAAGAATCGGCCCCATTATTTGACGAAGACGAATTTACTCGATCTTATTACGACATTGAAAAACAGCTGAATGAAAGCAACGATGCAAACAATACTGAAACAGGTCGGCCTGCAGAAGTTATAGGCATGACTTCATCATCCAACGATATGTCTTCAAGGGTAGAGGTTATTCCTCAAGACAATGATGCCAAACATAAGAAGGCACTGATAGGGTTATCGCTTACAGTTGTTATTCTCATCGTGTTATGCGTATGCCTGGTTTACGTTCTGTTCAGCTTGaaaaaaactaacgaatatttGAACCAATTCAATCAATGCGTCAGAAGGAATCAATCTGGAGACAGAGCATGTCAGACATGTGCAA GAAAATGCCTCACGCCATCCGACGACTGA